In Leishmania panamensis strain MHOM/PA/94/PSC-1 chromosome 18 sequence, the following proteins share a genomic window:
- a CDS encoding hypothetical protein (TriTrypDB/GeneDB-style sysID: LpmP.18.1030) gives MRRRVVGSEGLKGHVGAAAPIWRSRQSRRTFLAVLLLPIALLAVGCLLLILNRIADNGSTPASVKDFAMDDAWWNPDNRQEEWQRALLYSEQLNLPASHSLAINQVFFISCNRHDLSQLYWAYMAVAAQCEMLSRVNATAAPPCRKLYAGLSPLIPTANAAAPSSERHRRMADTDEGAWAEEVPLGACGSVYDSPKAAMQRLRYRWTPPPGLLLDETPPPVHPHPGPERRFQSAPRGAAYSASVPVDALIWLGDAIYADKIPDGKSTQSLLFPHTNSMVEVERFWKIQRDALEYNAFIDSCVAGGDNVDWNLHSPNQRFLSAAESNRTRVMQASPDAYPKVWGTWDDHDMGMNDAGREYPNRNSTQAFFLDFLRAPSSDPRWHREGVYGAYTTDFSDVVDDTKGWGTPVRLLMQQLYEHAICAVLLDARSFRDSPNATHAGDAIGAEQWVWFEESLKNYTTPTQDGRERCAMVLIGSGIQFMLDEKPAENWAAFPRSRDRLLGLLRAYRVERVAFITGDVHMGELGADFTEHAIGEVFGYPIVEVTSSGLTHSANMYFLPTLMPLLFPSSRRVGLYVGENFGALRLSIDLHHLPSIRSYLTDIERAMGTGAAANESAARSPTPQWRREARAAVEQVLNATFTIFSIPNGGQPVYRLNFPLSMLTYAHGPAYRDARVNAVHGSVHKEPTTSPTAPKENGGYEAANGGTERTPSLSLRSTLTLTNGTITHIAHYKDTEPAPFITWSARQFQYYVFTTFSVSETLKAMILLDALVVVLVLLLLILRLYRCLWRQRSSGDRLPHCNVEASPHASPMMRGRNKTRRGS, from the coding sequence ATGAGGCGACGTGTCGTTGGCTCAGAGGGTCTCAAGGGACatgtcggcgccgccgcaccaaTCTGGAGATCCCGACAGTCCCGGAGAACCTTCCTCGCTGTCTTGCTTCTCCCCATCGCACTGCTCGCTGTTGGGTGTCTCCTGCTCATCTTGAACAGGATCGCAGACAACGGCTCGACACCTGCCTCCGTCAAGGACTTCGCGATGGATGACGCTTGGTGGAACCCGGACAACAGACAAGAGGAGTGGCAGCGAGCACTACTCTATTCTGAGCAACTCAACCTCCCCGCCTCCCACAGCTTAGCCATTAATCAAGTCTTCTTCATCAGCTGCAATCGGCATGATCTCAGTCAGCTCTACTGGGCCTACATGGCAGTTGCCGCACAGTGTGAAATGCTGTCTAGGGTGAAtgccacggcggcgccgccgtgtcGGAAACTCTACGCAGGTCTGTCACCGCTGATACCCACCGccaacgctgccgctccttcaAGCGAGCGGCACAGGCGCATGGCAGACACGGATGAAGGAGCAtgggcagaggaggtgccCCTCGGTGCATGCGGTTCCGTGTACGACTCTCCCaaggcagcgatgcagcgtcTGCGATACCGGTGGACTCCACCGCCGGGACTCCTGCTGGATGAGACTCCGCCCCCAgtccacccccaccccggcCCTGAGCGGCGCTTTCAGTCCGCGCCACGTGGCGCCGCCTACTCAGCCAGTGTTCCAGTGGACGCCCTGATCTGGCTAGGGGATGCCATCTATGCAGACAAGATCCCAGATGGCAAGAGCACGCAgtcgctcctcttcccccacacCAATTCAATGGTAGAGGTGGAGCGATTCTGGAAAATCCAGCGCGATGCCTTGGAGTACAACGCCTTCATCGACAGCTGCGTCGCGGGGGGCGACAATGTTGACTGGAATCTGCATTCACCCAATCAAAGGTTTCTGAGCGCAGCCGAGAGCAATCGCACGCGCGTTATGCAAGCCTCCCCGGACGCCTATCCCAAGGTGTGGGGTACCTGGGATGACCACGACATGGGCATGAACGATGCCGGACGAGAGTACCCCAACCGTAACAGTACGCAAGCATTCTTTCTGGACTTTTTGCGAGCCCCATCAAGCGACCCACGCTGGCACCGCGAGGGCGTCTACGGGGCCTACACGACCGACTTCAGCGACGTCGTGGATGACacgaaggggtgggggactCCAGTGCGACTCCTCATGCAGCAACTGTATGAGCACGCCATCTGCGCTGTCCTCCTCGACGCCCGTTCGTTCCGTGACAGCCCGAACGCGACCCACGCTGGCGACGCGATCGGCGCTGAGCAGTGGGTGTGGTTTGAAGAATCCCTGAAGAACTACACGACACCAACACAAGATGGGCGGGAACGCTGTGCCATGGTGCTCATAGGGAGTGGCATTCAGTTCATGCTGGATGAGAAGCCCGCAGAGAACTGGGCAGCCTTCCCGCGCTCTCGGGACCGCCTCTTAGGGCTACTGCGAGCCTACCGTGTCGAGCGCGTGGCCTTTATAACAGGCGACGTGCACATGGGCGAGCTGGGTGCCGACTTCACCGAGCACGCCATTGGGGAGGTGTTTGGGTACCCAATTGTGGAGGTCACAAGCTCAGGGTTGACACATAGTGCGAACATGTACTTCCTCCCCACACtcatgccgctgctcttccccAGCTCACGGCGCGTCGGCCTCTATGTGGGAGAGAACTTTGGCGCTCTGCGACTCTCCATAGACCTGCATCACCTGCCGTCGATTCGCTCGTACCTGACAGACATAGAGAGGGCCATGGGAacgggggcagcagcgaacgAGTCAGCGGCGCGCTCTCCGACACCACAGTGGCGTCGAGAAGCCCGCGCTGCCGTTGAGCAAGTCCTCAACGCCACCTTCACAATCTTTTCCATACCAAACGGCGGCCAGCCAGTGTACCGGCTGaatttccctctctccatgcTCACCTACGCACATGGCCCTGCGTACCGTGATGCCAGAGTAAATGCAGTACACGGAAGTGTGCACAAGGAGCCAACGACATCCCCGACGGCGCCGAAAGAGAACGGCGGCTACGAGGCGGCGAACGGTGGAACGGAACGCACGCCATCTTTGTCGTTGAGGTCGACTCTCACGCTTACGAACGGCACCATTACGCACATCGCCCACTACAAAGACACCGAACCCGCACCATTCATTACGTGGTCAGCGCGCCAGTTTCAATACTACGTCTTCACCACCTTCTCTGTCTCCGAGACGTTGAAGGCGATGATCTTGCTCGACGCCTTGGTCGTGGTATTGGTGCTCCTCCTGCTAATCCTCAGGCTATATCGGTgtctgtggcggcagcgaagcagcggcgacagacTCCCTCACTGCAACGTAGAAGCCTCGCCTCACGCGTCTCCCATGATGCGGGGGCGGAACAAGACGCGCCGTGGGTCGTAG
- a CDS encoding 5-oxoprolinase, putative (TriTrypDB/GeneDB-style sysID: LpmP.18.1040) — MSITVTAGVKRYPSFRFAIDRGGTFTDIIAHVAQADGTVTQEVTKLLSVDPQHYSDAPSEGIRRILRKYLPDTVAVNGPVDASHLEEVRMGTTVATNALLEHNGERCAMVLTEGFEDILTIRDQARPHLFALNIVKARALPEQVMTAKERIRPVSLKEQSAYASQAVWPSTWVRCGESFVIDVLQPLHTDDIRQKLQAAYDAGIRSVAVCLLHSYAYARHEQQVKQIAQEVGFPAISLSSELMALIKYVPRSTTASVDAYLSPLILNYITSFKANFIHNLAGVQLYFIQSDGGLTSAETFYGYRAVLSGPAGGVVGYAHTCAEDLGATVQAVGFDMGGTSTDVSRCEGPIVHHTVEAEIAGTTVQAPQVQVHTVAAGGGSLLRWENGMFHVGPASAGAHPGPACYGKGGPLTVTDANLVLGHLHPDYFPKAFGPNADQPLDKEASVKLFKALAEEIACDSSAKYTGPAMSVEELAFAFVLVANEAMCRPIRNITEASGYRCAEHALAVFGGAGGQHACAMARSLGMNKIYVHRLASILSAVGTSVTDVVEERMASVRLDLCAEGLTPVLEQQFGELIASATAQLHRLGFEDDHIIAERFLSMQYENTNTSLMIAEDNPQEVAAPVVLSTDKFKRLYLAQYQQQYGFVLSGARRIIIDGVRIRARGTVYSRSEREAQAASAATATQKQHQQPPYTTRPKKVPPQPVSMTRSYFASGWEEIPVYHVDPANGPLRGPALLIMSGTSVLLEHESTAYTNDRGNVIIHTAQVVEQFTTELNPLPLSIFSHRFMSIAEQMGNALQRTSISTNIKERLDFSCAIFDPDGNLVANAPHIPVHLGAMGAAVRWQRDHYGSEWKEGDVMLTNHPACGGSHLPDITVISAFFQEGKIMFYVASRGHHADVGGTTPGSMPPFSKTLTEEGAAIKTLKLVQQGTFNEDGIRETLLAPGKLPGMSGCRTIEDSISDLRAQVAANNRGIQLLQGLIESYTLEVVQAYMRHIQATAELAARRVLQRIAREYGKAGDSSSADMDLVTLQATDYMDDGTPICLRISIQPNSGEATFDFTGSGSQVMNSTNCPTAVVHSSIIYCIRCLVDSDIPLNQGCMKPITVVVPPNSILSPDEDLPVVAGNVTTSQRVTDVVLMALRAVANSHGCMNNFTLGSSDFAYYETICGGSGAGPTFAGTSAVHTNMTNTRLTDPEIFEARYPVLLRTFRIRRNSGGAGRHRGGDGVVRSVLALRDMIAVVLTERRVLAPKGLFGGGSGERGLNMLYVPVPPSGTAPPGVPAWKNAQDMLHDEERGPWMGEEQTTLYHPRNIGGKNVVDVKMGDIITLFTPGGGGCYAESAS; from the coding sequence ATGTCGATCACAGTCACAGCTGGGGTGAAGCGGTACCCCTCCTTCCGCTTCGCCATCGATCGTGGCGGGACGTTCACCGACATTATTGCCCACGTCGCTCAGGCAGACGGCACAGTGACTCAGGAAGTCACAAAACTGCTTTCTGTAGACCCACAGCACTATTCCGATGCCCCAAGCGAAGGCATTCGCCGCATTCTGCGCAAGTACCTCCCCGACACGGTGGCCGTCAACGGCCCGGTAGATGCGTCGCACCTTGAAGAGGTCCGCATGGGCACAACCGTCGCGACAAACGCGCTGCTGGAACACAATGGCGAGCGCTGCGCAATGGTGCTGACGGAAGGCTTCGAGGACATCCTCACCATTCGCGACCAGGCACGACCGCACCTGTTTGCGCTGAACATTGTGAAGGCCCGGGCGCTCCCGGAGCAAGTGATGACTGCAAAGGAGCGCATTCGCCCAGTGTCACTCAAGGAGCAATCCGCGTACGCGTCGCAGGCGGTGTGGCCCTCGACGTGGGTACGCTGTGGGGAGAGCTTTGTGATcgatgtgctgcagccgctgcacacCGACGACATCCGGCAGAAGCTGCAGGCAGCCTACgacgccggcatccgcagcgtGGCTGTGTGTCTTCTCCACTCGTATGCCTATGCCAGGCACGAGCAGCAGGTCAAGCAGATTGCGCAGGAGGTCGGCTTCCCTGCCATTTCGCTGTCCAGTGAGCTGATGGCACTCATCAAGTACGTGCCACGCTCCACCACAGCCTCCGTGGACGCCTACCTGAGCCCGCTCATCCTCAACTATATTACCTCCTTCAAGGCGAATTTCATACACAACCTGGCCGGTGTGCAGCTGTACTTTATCCAGAGCGACGGCGGGCTGACGAGTGCCGAAACCTTCTACGGCTACCGTGCTGTCCTTAGCGGCCCGGCTGGTGGCGTCGTGGGATATGCCCACACCTGCGCCGAAGACTTGGGTGCCACCGTGCAGGCCGTGGGCTTTGacatgggtggcacaagcaCTGACGTCTCAAGGTGCGAAGGGCCCATAGTGCACCACACCGTTGAGGCTGAGATTGCTGGTACAACCGTCCAGGCTCCGCAAGTTCAGGTGCACACCGTCGCCGCAGGCGGCGGGTCGCTACTTCGGTGGGAAAACGGGATGTTCCACGTGGGTCCCGCCTCTGCCGGTGCGCACCCGGGTCCCGCCTGCTACGGCAAGGGCGGTCCACTGACAGTGACAGATGCAAATCTGGTGCTGGGTCACCTGCACCCCGACTACTTCCCCAAGGCGTTTGGCCCCAACGCTGACCAGCCGCTGGACAAGGAGGCCTCTGTGAAGCTGTTCAAGGCCCTGGCCGAGGAGATCGCatgcgacagcagcgccaagtACACTGGCCCCGCTATGTCGGTCGAGGAGCTCGCCTTTGCGTTTGTCCTCGTGGCGAACGAGGCGATGTGCCGCCCCATTCGCAACATCACCGAGGCCAGCGGCTACCGCTGCGCCGAGCACGCGCTGGCGGTCTTTGGTGGTGCCGGCGGCCAGCACGCGTGCGCCATGGCCCGCTCATTAGGCATGAACAAGATCTACGTGCATCGCCTCGCCTCCATCCTGAGTGCGGTAGGGACGAGTGTGACGGATGTCGTGGAGGAGCGCATGGCGAGCGTGCGACTGGACCTCTGTGCGGAGGGGCTAACCCCCGTGTTGGAGCAGCAGTTCGGCGAGCTCATTGCCTCCGCCACGGCTCAGTTGCATCGGCTTGGCTTCGAAGACGATCATATTATCGCTGAGCGCTTCCTGAGCATGCAGTACGAGAACACCAACACAAGCCTGATGATCGCGGAGGACAATCCCCAGGAGGTCGCCGCGCCAGTCGTCTTAAGCACTGACAAGTTCAAGCGCCTCTACCTGGCGCAATATCAGCAGCAGTACGGCTTTGTACTGAGCGGCGCCCGTCGCATCATCATCGATGGTGTGCGCATCCGTGCCCGTGGAACAGTGTACAGTCGATCTGAGCGTGAGGCACAGGCGGCAAGCGCGGCGACTGCCACACagaagcagcaccaacaaccTCCGTACACGACTCGGCCAAAGAAGGTGCCACCACAGCCGGTGTCCATGACGCGCAGCTACTTTGCCTCTGGCTGGGAAGAAATTCCTGTCTACCACGTCGACCCCGCCAACGGCCCTCTCCGTGGCCCTGCGCTGCTCATCATGAGCGGCACAagcgtgctgctggagcacgaGTCCACGGCGTACACAAACGACAGAGGCAACGTTATCATCCACACGGCGCAGGTAGTGGAGCAGTTCACAACGGAGCTGaacccgctgccgctctccatCTTCTCCCACCGATTCATGTCGATAGCAGAGCAAATGGgcaatgcgctgcagcggacgAGCATCTCGACCAACATCAAAGAGCGCCTGGACTTCAGTTGCGCCATCTTCGACCCCGACGGTAATCTCGTCGCTAATGCGCCGCACATCCCTGTGCACCTCGGGGCTATGGGGGCCGCGGTGCGCTGGCAGCGGGACCACTACGGATCGGAGTGGAAGGAGGGCGACGTCATGCTGACGAACCACCCCgcctgcggcggcagccacctGCCCGACATCACCGTCATCTCCGCGTTCTTCCAGGAAGGCAAGATCATGTTCTACGTTGCCTCGCGTGGCCACCACGCCGACGTGGGCGGTACGACGCCGGGATCCATGCCACCCTTCTCGAAGACACTCActgaggagggggcggccaTCAAGACGCTGAAGCTAGTCCAGCAAGGCACCTTCAACGAGGACGGCATCCGCGAAACCCTACTCGCCCCCGGGAAGCTGCCGGGCATGTCCGGGTGCCGCACCATCGAGGACAGCATCTCTGACCTCCGTGCGCAGGTGGCCGCCAACAACCGCGGCATCCAGTTACTGCAGGGCTTGATCGAGTCCTACACGCtagaggtggtgcaggcatACATGAGGCACATCCAAGCCACCGCCGAGCTCGCCGCGCGcagggtgctgcagcgcatcgctcGTGAGTACGGCAAAGCAGGGGATAGCAGTAGCGCGGACATGGACCTGGTGACGCTACAGGCAACAGACTACATGGATGACGGCACCCCGATCTGCCTGCGCATCTCGATCCAGCCGAACAGCGGCGAAGCCACGTTTGATTTCACCGGTTCCGGAAGCCAAGTGATGAACTCGACTAACTGTCCGACTGCCGTTGTGCACTCCTCCATCATCTACTGCATCCGCTGCCTCGTCGACTCGGACATTCCGCTGAACCAGGGCTGCATGAAGCCGAtcacggtggtggtgccgcccAACTCCATCCTAAGCCCCGACGAGGACCTTCCGGTGGTAGCAGGTAATGTGACAACCAGCCAGCGCGTGACGGATGTAGTGCTCATGGCCCTGCGTGCCGTCGCCAACTCGCACGGCTGCATGAACAACTTCACCCTGGGCTCCAGTGACTTCGCCTATTACGAGACCatctgcggcggcagcggcgccggcccAACCTTCGCCGGCACGTCTGCCGTACACACGAACATGACGAATACCCGGCTCACCGACCCCGAGATCTTCGAGGCGCGCTACCCGGTCTTACTGCGGACCTTCCGCATTCGCCGCAACTCGGGCGGCGcaggccgccaccgcggcggcgacggcgtggTGCGCAGTGTACTTGCGCTGCGTGACATGATCGCGGTAGTGCTGACAGAGCGGCGCGTGTTGGCGCCGAAGGGTCTctttggtggtggcagcggcgagcggGGCTTGAACATGTTGTATGTGCCTGTCCCCCCCTCTGGCACAGCCCCCCCTGGCGTGCCTGCGTGGAAGAACGCGCAAGACATGCTGCACGACGAGGAGCGTGGTCCgtggatgggggaggagcaAACGACTCTCTACCACCCTCGCAACATCGGCGGCAAAAACGTCGTGGATGTGAAGATGGGCGACATAATCACCCTCTTCACTcccggcggtggtgggtgcTACGCCGAGTCCGCGTCGTAG
- a CDS encoding hypothetical protein (TriTrypDB/GeneDB-style sysID: LpmP.18.1050), protein MPAPTGSPTKRSEKCAPAAPPGGDEPPLSHSECRETTSGIDVSAAGLQKGSTATAPTPAESRGAIVPRGESRAAVRPRSPAPAQHSSGALIPFNPTTRCIAIGAAKAGISIADGLLLSSSTVLNPVISASLVVYESVKVLQAYHDGNLTALGYRTTKGDVALHIGKELTTMGFGMAIGHGVGALIGLSAIPVAGQLAVTTVLSVGLGICVGTLLTHYVDRFMARLQLRNQYGYPVDERGARRRFEVLMERRHDLSTLGTCRIVQHYADYRVASGWESPNDLVDYRTSGDITRMPVSLQHFAAVQLQRKWGFVKERAQCRQVYRALLLVHHPDRGGSTELAAQLNKDFELFAFCQGWDSDCASLLRSAEGRPGTAAHADGASRRRRGNVIVSYLRSLFRPATNSRVGANDLHQFGLLALEAGTPAEMHRRDVTAALSSFSAAGAAGDGGDEAAPEKSGSLGDIDSVSDEDDYEDTEAVAAGRQRSVTRVLRALHEVYKATAEVITFSGLIRVSDDPRRWAQLRQDVGLFQRLQYFISLRAQALAATPQESTGHAAANHHREKVQPLGAAKQYIFRAFRWSTVQEAVAKREEVRGAIVAAVFTRETSQQLTSLLELWRTAKAMAESYFRACQQREADGRPATSRNEDEGRQTLDALLRIHTQIEAAGTAARAPWQGRMEEWATRKVPGFSSFGEDVKEIGLTASNALAADYAAHAFATARQQCSEYFKAWGRKQETLRILLAELKLEYAALRGDVQRCGGDAPPSTAPGLACSPEAAKRIDDYQTQLLLLQKQMAEVDVGVAEWANTCAAHFPELTATLRQLPSTCVESVVGVRKESHVYGHSLNEEAPTRHDWTPRFVAFERERTLLHYTCVEVEPVNPLDSLTSRLPSHDSSDSAAWGKPAMGGQEGDVIGALLRSFEANEVIEDTVVSPQGVGMTLLQALYNDPLTGEITPCWLKRYSFAGAQGREGVRSVRTLAQRILAEEVAVPGMCSSDRVVSARDVFYNRERQEMFVHYVRGATQQRFRSVNDVRRQVEPLGLRWLHDVLECVVCLHACQLVHGHIRLGAFTYDDFGNTALGVFYPTWEGFNSVSPATAEEPTVVTTPAPSLADRQYCDVMGVGIMLLTELLPLFNAARSSSATPALPPTSRQSPPLPGGSRTEGDAASDDMARVMEAVAAHLVGEEEPRWSLLDARQFVRRFLELRSGDFDIFSNQVAYPASWAIHGAAPPVQLVAVDATPFHFPAILTASAAAVRVYHNRHVSLWETYWQCRRKMASLRRGSHMLPSMVAHAPPILLCSDDFEVHERYLWCACAEEEVAWEHCQDGFRSLRRGAAQLTPSNDMLPFLLGAPPTRCDGCADLWGVICRVALGTALEETEEEFAAAESEADMTTAQYNKLSYAAQRRSHLVTRRLAGTGRQAQQPPAIWVPCPWARCYPEYVVHISWP, encoded by the coding sequence ATGCCCGCGCCCACAGGCTCCCCTACAAAAAGATCAGAGAAATGCGcccctgcagcacctcccgGCGGAGATGAGCCCCCGCTATCGCACAGTGAGTGCCGAGAAACAACATCAGGCATAGATGTTTCTGCGGCCGGTTTGCAGAAAGGTAGCACTGCTACAGCCCCGACTCCTGCGGAAAGCCGCGGTGCCATCGTCCCGCGCGGCGAGTCTCGTGCCGCGGTGCGCCCCCGCTCGCCTGCCCCAGCTCAGCATAGCAGCGGTGCTCTCATACCCTTCAACCCAACAACGCGCTGCATTGCTATCGGCGCCGCCAAGGCCGGCATCTCCATCGCGGAcggccttcttctctccagcagcactgtcCTCAACCCGGTCATCTCGGCATCACTTGTTGTTTACGAGTCGGTTAAGGTATTACAGGCGTACCACGACGGTAACCTCACCGCCCTTGGTTATCGAACCACCAAGGGCGACGTCGCGCTACACATCGGAAAAGAGTTGACCACGATGGGCTTCGGTATGGCCATCGGTCACGGCGTAGGCGCCCTCATCGGTCTCAGCGCGATCCCCGTGGCTGGCCAGCTCGCTGTGACGACGGTTCTGTCCGTTGGGCTGGGCATCTGCGTCGGTACGCTTCTGACGCACTATGTCGATCGCTTCATGGCGCGTCTCCAGCTTCGCAACCAGTATGGCTACCCCGTGGATGAGCGCggcgcgcgccgccgctttgAGGTGCTGATGGAGCGCCGCCACGATCTGTCCACACTGGGGACGTGCCGCATTGTGCAGCATTACGCCGACTACCGGGTGGCGAGCGGATGGGAAAGCCCAAACGACCTGGTCGATTACAGGACCTCGGGCGACATCACACGCATGCCCGTCTCTCTGCAGCACTTTGCGGCGGTCCAACTCCAGCGGAAGTGGGGCTTTGTAAAGGAGCGGGCGCAGTGCCGGCAGGTCTACCGAGCCTTGCTGTTGGTACATCACCCGGATCGCGGTGGGTCTACcgagctggcggcgcagctgaacAAAGACTTCGAGCTGTTTGCCTTCTGCCAGGGGTGGGACAGTGACTGCGCGTCGCTCCTGCGCAGTGCGGAAGGCAGACCCGGGACCGCGGCGCACGCCGATGGCGCCTCGCGGCGTCGCCGTGGCAACGTCATCGTGAGCTACCTCCGCTCACTCTTCCGGCCAGCAACGAATTCGCGCGTTGGCGCCAACGACCTGCATCAGTTTGGCCTGCTGGCCTTGGAGGCTGGAACTCCGGCTGAGatgcaccgccgcgacgTCACTGCCGCGCTTTCCTCATTCTccgccgccggcgcggcaggtgacggcggcgatgaggcgGCACCAGAGAAGTCTGGGAGTCTTGGCGACATTGACAGCGTCAGTGACGAGGACGACTACGAGGACaccgaggcggtggcggcggggcgccagcgcagcgtcACGCGTGTGCTGCGTGCCCTGCATGAGGTCTACAAGGCTACCGCGGAAGTGATCACGTTTTCTGGACTGATCCGGGTCTCTGACGATCCCAGACGGTGGgcccagctgcgccaggaTGTGGGCCTCTTTCAGCGGCTCCAGTACTTCATCTCACTGCGCGCGCAAGCACTGGCAGCGACCCCTCAGGAGAGCACGgggcacgcagcagcgaaccACCATCGCGAGAAGGTGCAGCCGTTGGGCGCAGCAAAGCAATACATCTTTCGCGCCTTCCGCTGGTCGACCGTgcaggaggcagtggcgaAGCGGGAGGAGGTCCGTGgcgccatcgtcgccgccgtcttcaCGCGGGAAACCAGTCAACAGCTCACCTCCCTGCTGGAGCTGTGGCGCACCGCCAAGGCAATGGCGGAGAGCTACTTCCGCGCCTGCCAGCAACGCGAAGCGGACGGGCGTCCAGCCACAAGCCGCAACGAGGACGAGGGTCGCCAGACGCTAGACGCACTCCTACGCATTCACACGCAGATCGAGGCGGCcggcacggcagcgcggGCACCGTGGCAGGGGCGCATGGAAGAGTGGGCCACGCGGAAGGTGCCGGGTTTTTCATCCTTTGGGGAGGACGTGAAGGAGATCGGCCTGACGGCGAGCAACGCCCTTGCGGCCGACTACGCGGCCCACGCCTTCGCGActgcgcggcagcagtgcagcgagTACTTCAAGGCGTGGGGTCGAAAGCAGGAAACACTGCGAATTCTTCTGGCGGAGCTGAAGCTGGAGTACGCCGCACTGCGGGGTGATGTGCAgaggtgcggcggcgacgccccGCCTTCAACGGCGCCTGGCCTCGCCTGCAGCCCCGAAGCCGCAAAGCGGATCGACGACTATCAAACCCAACTACTCCTGCTTCAAAAGCAAATGGCAGAGGTGGACGTGGGCGTGGCAGAGTGGGCGAACACCTGTGCCGCCCACTTCCCGGAGCtcacggcgacgctgcgtcAGCTGCCGTCCACGTGCGTTGAAAGCGTCGTCGGAGTGCGAAAAGAGAGTCACGTTTACGGGCACAGTCTGAATGAGGAGGCTCCGACACGGCACGACTGGACGCCCCGCTTTGTCGCTTTCGAGCGTGAGCGCACCCTCCTCCACTACACGTGCGTCGAGGTCGAACCAGTGAACCCGCTTGACTCGCTCACATCTCGCCTCCCCTCGCACGACTCGTccgacagcgctgcgtgGGGGAAACCGGCGATGGGCGGGCAGGAGGGCGACGTCATTGGCGCCCTCCTGCGCAGTTTCGAGGCGAACGAGGTCATCGAGGACACGGTGGTGAGCCCACAGGGGGTTGGGATGACGCTCCTCCAGGCACTGTACAATGACCCACTCACTGGGGAGATCACGCCGTGCTGGCTGAAACGCTACTCCTTTGCTGGCGCACAGGGCAGGGAAGGCGTGAGGAGTGTCCGTACACTCGCGCAGCGCATTTTGGCTGAGGAGGTGGCTGTCCCAggcatgtgcagcagcgaccggGTGGTGTCAGCCCGCGACGTCTTCTACAACCGCGAGCGTCAAGAGATGTTTGTGCACTACGTGCGTGGCGCCACCCAACAGCGCTTTCGTTCCGTCAACGACGTGCGACGCCAGGTAGAGCCGCTCGGCCTGCGCTGGCTGCACGACGTTCTGGAGTGCGTGGTGTGCCTGCACGCCTGCCAGCTCGTACACGGACACATCCGTCTCGGCGCCTTTACCTACGATGATTTTGGCAACACAGCCCTCGGCGTCTTCTACCCCACCTGGGAAGGTTTCAACTCCGTCAGCCCCGCGACAGCCGAGGAGCCCACCGTTGTCACCACGCCGGCGCCAAGCCTCGCCGACCGCCAGTACTGCGACGTCATGGGCGTTGGCATCATGTTGCTTacggagctgctgcctctctttaACGCGGCGCGtagcagctccgccacgcCGGCTCTGCCGCCCACCTCGAGACAGTCCCCACCTCTTcccggcggcagcaggacAGAGGGGGACGCCGCCTCGGATGACATGGCCCGTGTCATGGAAGCCGTTGCGGCTCACCTCGTaggggaagaggagccgCGCTGGTCACTGCTGGACGCACGACAGTTTGTGCGCCGCTTCCTGGAGCTCCGCTCCGGCGACTTCGACATCTTCTCGAACCAGGTGGCGTACCCCGCCTCCTGGGCGATCCACGGCGCCGCACCACCGGTGCAGCTTGTCGCTGTGGACGCGACGCCGTTCCACTTTCCAGCCATCCTGACGGCGTCAGCCGCCGCAGTGCGAGTCTACCACAACCGCCATGTCTCACTATGGGAAACGTACTGGCAGTGCCGGCGCAAGATGGCCTCGTTGCGTCGCGGCAGCCACATGCTGCCGTCCATGGTGGCGCATGCCCCTCCAATTCTCTTGTGCAGCGATGACTTCGAGGTGCATGAGCGCTACCtgtggtgcgcgtgcgcggaggaggaggtggcatGGGAGCACTGCCAAGACGGCTTCCGCTCCTTGCGAcgaggcgcggcgcagcttaCACCCAGCAACGATATGCTGCCCTTCCTGCTCGGCGCGCCGCCAACACGTTGTGACGGTTGTGCTGACCTGTGGGGCGTCATCTGCCGCGTGGCGCTCGGCACGGCTCTTGAAGAGACCGAGGAGGAGTTCGCCGCTGCGGAAAGCGAGGCGGACATGACCACGGCGCAGTACAATAAGTTATCGTATGCCgcccagcgccgcagccATCTCGTCACGCGGCGCCTGGCGGGTACAGGGCGGCAAGCCCAGCAACCGCCTGCGATCTGGGTGCCGTGCCCGTGGGCCCGCTGCTATCCCGAATACGTTGTGCACATTTCGTGGCCATGA